The genomic stretch GGTTGCGCCGATGACGCGTGAACAACGTTTTGCCGCCATCGAGATCGCCCAGAAGGATGGATGGTTTGACCGCGGCGTGTATGGCTTCAACTTGAAGGATCCGGAAGAAGCACGTTTGTATCGCTTGCGATTCCCGATCTATCACACCGAAACCATCACACGCGAAGCGAGTAAGAACGCGCTCGATCCGGCCTGGGTAGCTGCTGAAATCCGCGCGGAAAGTTTGTTTGACCCGACGGTGAAATCACCCGCCGGTGCAATCGGCCTGATGCAGTTGATGCCAGCGACCGGGATGGCGACGGCAAATCGACTCGGCGTGCCCTACGCCAGCAGCCAGACTTTGTATGACCCTGATATCAACATCACCTTAGGCACCGCGTACTTGCGCGAGATGTGGAACAAGTACGGGCAGTTGCCCTATGCCATCGCAGCCTACAACGCGGGCCCGGGTCCCGTCGCACGCTGGACATCGCAACGCGGCAGCTTTGATCCTGACATGTGGATTGAAACCATCAGCTACAAAGAGACCCGTGAATATGTCCCGCGCGTGTTGGCGTTTAGCGTGTTGTATGACTGGCGTATGCGAGGGGATGCCTTGCGATTGACCGATCGCATCGCCGGCCGCATGACCGGCCAACGCACGCGATTCACCTGCCCGGCGCCGCACTGAGGGCATCTCTCAAGTGCAGACCTTTTTAGTCGGTGGCGCCGTACGCGATGCTTTGCTTGGCATCAGCCACGCACAGAGTGATCACGACTTTGTCGTGGTTGGCGCGACGGTCGAAGCCATGCTTGCACAAGGCTTCAAACAAGTGGGTCGGGATTTCCCGGTGTTCTTGCATCCGCACACGCAGGAAGAGCACGCCTTGGCGCGCACCGAGCGCAAATCCGGCAAGGGCTACACCGGCTTCACGGTGCATGCGTCACCTGAAATCACGCTCGAACAAGATTTGGAACGTCGAGATTTCACGATCAATGCCATCGCACAAGATGCAGACGGGCATTACATCGATCCGTTTCATGGACGCGCAGATATCGAAGCGCGCGTGCTGCGTCATGTGAGCGCGGCATTCGCGGAAGATCCCTTGCGCGTGTTGCGTGCAGCGCGGTTTATGGCGCGATTCGCACCTTTAGGTTTTCGCATCGCGCCCGAAACCGTAGCGCTGATGCGCGAGATGAGCGCACGCGGTGAACTCGAACACTTGGTGCCCGAACGCGTCTGGCAAGAAATGCAACGCGCCCTTGCCAGCGCAGCGCCGGATGCTTTTATACGTGCATTGCGTGAGTCGAATGCCTTGCGCGTCGTCTTACCGGAAGTCGACGCGCTCTATGGCGTGCCGCAGCGCGCGGAATATCACCCTGAAGTCGACACCGGCCTCCATACAGAACTGGTCTTGCAACAAGCAGCCCAGATTGCACCGGGTGATGACCGTATCGGTTTCGCCGCCTTGGTTCATGACTTAGGCAAAGCGGTCACCCCAAAGGATGAACTGCCGAAGCACATCATGCATGAGCAACGCGGCGTGCCTTTGGTCAATGCGGTTTGCGAGCGCTTGCGTGTGCCCCTCCGGCATCGGCAGTTGGCGCTCAGCGTCTGCAAAGAACACTTGAATGTGCATCGCATCTTTGAATTGAAAGACAGCACCGTGCTCGAATTGCTCGAACGCAATGATGCATTTCGTGATCCCGAACGCATCGATGCGCTCGCAGCAACCTGCGAAGCCGACAAGCGTGGCCGCGCGGGTTTGCAATCCACGCCTTACCCTTCGGCGGACGAACTCAGGCGCTTATTTGCAGTGGCCGCAGCGGTGCGCGCGAGTGATGTTGCACCGGGTTTAAGTGGACCAGCGGTTGGCGCTGCATTACGAAAAGCACGCATACAGGCCATCCATCAGGCACGCGCAGCTTAAGGCAGCCGCCGATCGAGCCAGATCAAACCGCGTTGCAATGGCGTGAGACACAGTGCAAAACCG from Lysobacter sp. HDW10 encodes the following:
- a CDS encoding multifunctional CCA addition/repair protein — encoded protein: MQTFLVGGAVRDALLGISHAQSDHDFVVVGATVEAMLAQGFKQVGRDFPVFLHPHTQEEHALARTERKSGKGYTGFTVHASPEITLEQDLERRDFTINAIAQDADGHYIDPFHGRADIEARVLRHVSAAFAEDPLRVLRAARFMARFAPLGFRIAPETVALMREMSARGELEHLVPERVWQEMQRALASAAPDAFIRALRESNALRVVLPEVDALYGVPQRAEYHPEVDTGLHTELVLQQAAQIAPGDDRIGFAALVHDLGKAVTPKDELPKHIMHEQRGVPLVNAVCERLRVPLRHRQLALSVCKEHLNVHRIFELKDSTVLELLERNDAFRDPERIDALAATCEADKRGRAGLQSTPYPSADELRRLFAVAAAVRASDVAPGLSGPAVGAALRKARIQAIHQARAA